The following are encoded together in the Humulus lupulus chromosome 5, drHumLupu1.1, whole genome shotgun sequence genome:
- the LOC133777938 gene encoding pentatricopeptide repeat-containing protein At5g46580, chloroplastic, with protein sequence MASPAISTPLDVHLTKHSDSTRAIFFTSPKLTHLFPRRKSLSVSCSSSSKSPPKSDSEKSKPLSEQLKPLKASTLSDSSSSYEDQQTHLLSKPKSTWVNPARPRRSVISLQRQKKSSHSHNPQLRELRQFAQKLNNSQDDSEVAFMATLEEIPHAPTRENALLILNSLRPWQKTLLFFNWVKTQNSFPMETIFYNVTMKSLRFGRQFELIEELANEMISNEIVLDNITYSTIITCAKRCRLFDKAVEWFERMYTTGMMPDEVTYSAILDVYAHLGKVEEVLGLYERGRASGWKPDAITYSVLGKMFGEAGDFDGIRYVLQEMKSAGVQPNVVVYNTLLEALGKAGRPGLARNLFEELIESGLTPNEKTLTALVKIYGKARWARDAMELWDKMRWNSWPMDFILYNTLLNMCADLGLEEEAERLFGEMKQSKNSLPDGWSYTAMLNIYGSGGNVEKAMEMFNEMSERGVQLNVMGTTCLIQCLGKTKRVDDVVKVFSVAVEKGVKPDDRLCGCLLSVMSLCENVYDENKVLGCLMQANPKMVDLVKLLQEDKPSFEAVKEEFRGVIGKTAIESRRPFCNCLIDICRNGGRHERAHELLYLGTLYGLYPGLHNKTANEWSLDVRSLSVGAAQTALEEWMGTLSRIVQRKEELPELFSAQTGAGNHKYAQGMANSFASHVKKLSVPFKQCEDKAGCFVATREDLMSWVQSRVQPVVTA encoded by the coding sequence ATGGCTAGTCCGGCCATATCAACACCTCTCGATGTTCATTTAACCAAACATTCTGACTCAACCCGAGCCATCTTCTTCACCTCACCAAAGCTCACCCACTTATTCCCAAGAAGAAAATCACTCTCCGTTTCTTGTTCCTCTTCCTCAAAGTCACCTCCAAAATCTGACTCTGAAAAATCCAAGCCTCTTTCTGAGCAACTCAAGCCTTTAAAAGCTAGCACTTTATCAGACTCGTCTTCTTCTTATGAAGACCAGCAAACCCATCTCTTATCGAAGCCCAAGTCCACTTGGGTCAACCCCGCAAGACCCAGACGTTCTGTCATTTCGCTTCAGAGACAAAAAAAGTCTTCTCACTCTCACAATCCTCAGTTGAGAGAACTGAGGCAGTTTGCCCAGAAGCTCAATAACTCTCAAGATGATTCTGAAGTTGCTTTCATGGCTACCCTTGAGGAAATCCCGCACGCACCCACCAGAGAGAACGCGCTTTTGATACTCAATAGCTTGAGGCCATGGCAGAAAACTCTTTTGTTCTTCAATTGGGTGAAGACCCAGAATTCGTTTCCCATGGAAACTATATTCTACAATGTGACAATGAAGTCTCTCAGGTTTGGGAGACAGTTTGAGCTCATTGAAGAACTTGCCAATGAGATGATTAGTAACGAGATTGTGCTTGATAACATTACTTACTCAACCATTATCACTTGTGCTAAAAGGTGTAGGCTTTTTGATAAAGCTGTGGAGTGGTTTGAGAGAATGTACACCACTGGTATGATGCCTGATGAGGTGACTTACTCTGCTATTCTTGATGTTTATGCCCATTTGGGTAAAGTTGAAGAAGTACTTGGATTATATGAAAGAGGGAGAGCTAGTGGTTGGAAACCAGATGCCATTACTTATTCAGTTTTGGGGAAAATGTTTGGTGAAGCTGGGGACTTTGATGGGATTAGGTATGTGTTGCAAGAGATGAAGTCTGCTGGGGTGCAGCCTAATGTGGTTGTGTACAACACTTTGTTGGAAGCCTTGGGAAAAGCTGGGAGGCCTGGTTTGGCCAGGAACTTATTTGAGGAGCTTATCGAATCGGGTTTGACTCCGAATGAAAAAACCTTGACTGCCCTTGTCAAGATTTATGGCAAGGCGAGGTGGGCAAGAGATGCAATGGAGTTATGGGATAAAATGAGGTGGAATTCATGGCCTATGGACTTCATCCTCTATAACACGTTGTTGAACATGTGTGCTGACCTGGGGTTGGAGGAGGAAGCGGAAAGGCTCTTTGGGGAGATGAAGCAGTCAAAGAATTCTCTCCCAGATGGTTGGAGCTACACGGCAATGCTCAACATATATGGCAGTGGAGGGAATGTTGAAAAGGCCATGGAGATGTTTAATGAAATGTCTGAGAGAGGTGTTCAGCTAAATGTGATGGGCACCACTTGTTTGATTCAATGCCTGGGTAAGACTAAAAGAGTTGATGATGTGGTGAAAGTTTTTAGTGTTGCGGTTGAGAAGGGAGTTAAACCGGATGACAGACTTTGTGGTTGTTTGCTCTCTGTAATGTCCTTATGTGAGAATGTTTATGATGAAAATAAGGTCCTAGGTTGCTTGATGCAAGCGAACCCGAAGATGGTTGATCTTGTTAAGTTGCTACAAGAAGATAAGCCTAGTTTCGAAGCTGTGAAAGAAGAGTTTCGAGGCGTGATTGGCAAGACTGCAATCGAATCACGAAGGCCCTTCTGTAATTGCTTGATTGATATATGTCGAAATGGAGGGCGCCATGAGAGAGCTCATGAGTTGCTCTATCTGGGAACCCTTTATGGTTTGTATCCAGGTCTTCACAACAAGACTGCAAATGAATGGAGTTTGGATGTTCGGTCTCTATCTGTGGGTGCAGCCCAAACTGCACTAGAGGAATGGATGGGAACACTTTCCCGGATTGTTCAGCGAAAAGAGGAGTTACCGGAGTTGTTTTCGGCGCAAACTGGGGCTGGAAATCACAAATATGCTCAAGGAATGGCAAATTCTTTTGCTTCCCATGTGAAGAAACTTTCAGTTCCGTTTAAGCAGTGTGAAGACAAAGCTGGTTGTTTTGTGGCAACAAGGGAGGATCTAATGTCTTGGGTACAATCAAGGGTTCAGCCTGTTGTGACTGCCTAA